The following proteins are encoded in a genomic region of Clarias gariepinus isolate MV-2021 ecotype Netherlands chromosome 12, CGAR_prim_01v2, whole genome shotgun sequence:
- the ndufb2 gene encoding NADH dehydrogenase [ubiquinone] 1 beta subcomplex subunit 2, mitochondrial gives MSAVGRTLMVLRAGAQAIRRGPQHSVTRRAGGGGPHIVAQYRQPPQTTKQQWFRSELLSGFMWFWILWHFWHDSDAVLGHFPWPDTDAWTDEELGIPSDDQ, from the exons ATGTCGGCCGTGGGGAGGACGCTGATGGTCCTCAGGGCCGGGGCTCAGGCCATCAGGCGCGGCCCGCAGCACAGCGTCACACGGAG ggcgGGTGGTGGTGGTCCCCACATCGTGGCTCAGTACCGTCAGCCCCCTCAGACGACTAAACAGCAGTGGTTTCGCTCTGAGCTGCTCAGCGGCTTCATGTGGTTCTGGATCCTCTGGCACTTCTGGCACGATTCAGACGCTGTCCTC GGTCATTTCCCGTGGCCGGACACAGACGCCTGGACTGACGAGGAGCTGGGCATTCCTTCTGATGACCAGTGA